The Arabidopsis thaliana chromosome 5, partial sequence genomic interval TTAATAATCATACAGCTTATTCCAATTCTATAAACTAATTTTGGAATGGATTATTCTTAATCTACTTAAAACGAATCTAAATTTATATGTTGATCTATATTCTTGGTCTCAAGATTCTATGAAGAAGTAGTCTGACTCTCACTTCTTGTTGTTCCTTCGAGCTGACGTTTTCTTCCACCATTAACAAACCTtttcccaaaacctaaaagaaACGCAGGAGGAACAAAAGCACCTCCGCTTAAACTGCAGACAACCGCAACAGCTCCACCGATAATCAACAGTTTCTTCAGATTCGCAGCTCGGTTTCCTTGGTTTAATGTAACGGGAGTTTCAGTGACAGGCGATGCACCGTTGCTGAGGGAGATGAGATGGTCTTGTGTGATCTTGGTGTTGATTTGAGCCATGAAAGCAGACCGAGAAAGCTTGGTTCCTCCATCTGAGAGTCTATGCGTTTGGTAAGCACGTAAACCGGgttccatcttcttcactgCTCCCCACATTCCTCGTTTCACTCCAAGCTTTGCGATTTCTCTAGGTATTCCCATGTCTTCGTGGTGGAATAGAAGTACTTCGCAGGCACTTGTTACCCCATCGTCTCTTCTTGATTCCACTGCATAAATTTACCATATTGAGGAAAATGTTTCACTTTGTTTAAAGTTATTCGGTTCTTGAAAGATCACAGAAGATATCTTTACCTGGTCGAATGCACCAGCTTGAGTAGAACAAATCCACgcgtttttgtttgttgttaggCGGTATAGAAGGAACCGATACTCCCTGAACCAAGAACGAGATACAATCTTAGGGTGTTGTTATTGTAACTGGTTCTTTGCAATGCAAAGTAAGAGCACAAAAAATGAATCtattcttcatctcttttctaTATAACCTGTTCAAATCCCAAACCAACTGATTTAGAGGTAAGCTGGCAATTCAATTGCAATTCTATGCAGAAAAACTAGCCTGACATCGAAGCTAACTCGAGCTTCTTTTTACTCTTTATCACATCAATGTAAAAGAGTCCATTTTTGTTACTAGTACACATACCTTTGTAACACAGTAATAAGAGTTTCCACAATTCCATATCCTGCGACCGATTACATACTCTCTATCACTGCAGAAGAACGGGAACTGCAACACCGGAACATACATGAAAGGAAAGATCAATCTAAGAACCACTCATCaaaatgttacaaaacaaGTAAAGTAACTAGAGAGGCAGAGAGTAACTAACCTTGCGTATCCATCTAACAATCATGGTTCCAGTACTGGGACACTCTTCAACAGTAGTGGAATTAGAAAGCATTGTATCCCAAGTTGGTCTAAACTCATCATCCCAGAAAAAGTCTCTTAACATCACAGGAGTTGCATCTTCAAACACAGTTCTACTTCTATACTCAGTAGGACcattctaaaacaaaacacaaaagacccatcaagaacaaaaagaaacaaatctctctATCTCAAACACACAAGAGCAAGTAATATATTACCTTAGGTTCTCTCAACCAAGCTTGGTATCTCATACCAGGAGTAAAACGATCCATCATCTGAATCCAAGCTTGACCACCATCTTTCCTCTCAACCAATTGCACAAGATGTCTCAAATCTAACTCTGTTACAGTATTAGGCAATCtctcctttgttttcttcactctacaaaaaatcaaaacacacaaaaattaacaaaccaaaacaaaacccttagCTATAACTAAACCAtcacaatcatcaaaattaGCTTTACCTTgaaaccaaatccaaatgTTGTTCAGAAGAatcatatgaagaagaagaagaatcaggaGAAACTGTTTGTCTCTGTTGTCTTAAAGCCATAGTCCATGTATCACAAACAAGAGCCTTTAAGCAAGGAGCTGATCCAAAACCCTTCAAAGGAGAAGTAACAACAGAactaggagaagaagatggtaaaGACAAATCAAAAGATCTTGGAGCAGAACATTGTAATTTGACTTGTCGattattagaagaagaaacccatCTTGGTTTCCATGCCCATCCAATAACCAACCCAATAACAAAAGCTAACCATCCTGTGATTAGCCCTAATATTATACTCTCAAGCAAAGCCATAACTTTGCAGAGGATAAGTAAGAGAAAGGGTACGCCTTTAAATATgttaagaagaaactaaaaaagaaacgatttttttatttggataaagatgaaaactttgaaGGCggtgagaggaagaagacaaagaaaggGACATGAGtggtgagaagaagagagataaatCTATGGACTTATGGTAAAGGGGTTATTATTCGTAGACGCTAAGTAGTAGTAGCCATTGATGGAGCTTGAAAGACCATTGCTTTTTAGAGgaggagaaacaaaaaaaaaaaatggtggacGGAGAGTGTGAAACGACGACCACCGTCCATTAAGGACCATTTCTAAATTACGGTTGATTAGGAGGAACACTTCAAATCTTGCAgggtttatttttctttccccAAATTAAATTCTGAGTTTTATTAGTcctttgatttttaatatcGTAACGTTATTTTATAGCCGCGTTTTTGATGTCACATTTTATAAATGTGTTAAATGTAAATATTGGTTACAAACTTTTATAACATgattgttttgacttttttttggaAGACTTGACTATGGAATTTTGCTCACTAGCATTAACTCATCTGTTTGATGTATTCAAAGTTTGAACATCTATTTACTAGgtctttcatcttcttaaaactaaaaatttctCACATTTCTTATTACTTCTATCATAATATTTACGTATCCAAAAAAACGATCAGTCATGTCAAAATTGTTTGAGTTAAGAATTAAAAGATCATTTTCCAAGTTTGAGTTAGTTTatgaaaatcagaaaaatattttgtgttttaatcagtacaaaattgtatatttgtgCTGCTAAATATGTTAGAGTAATGCAACTATGTTTGTTTTGgacattaaacaaaaaaagaacaatattgCAAAGACGAATTTGGAATCCTTTGACCTTGCCAAGGCCATAGACACATTACCACTTGTGCAAGGAGCAAATGACgatttataataaattacaaacaaacttatcttaataaatttatcacTACCTTGAAGGGGCATTGAGACCATAGCATGTTACATGAGGAAAAGAAAACCTTTGTACTGATTAAAAGAACACTTAAAGAGTTAATCCATTGTCACGGCTATTGTCACCACCATTACCATTGCCACGCATGATCGTCTCCATGACTCCATTGTTGCCATTACCACATCGTTTCCACAATCATGGCAAATGCAATATAGTGGCAAAGGTGAAAGAGATAGACAGATAGTAATGTTCCGATACTAGGGGTGgcttaaataatttttctatcGTAATGTTAAGATGATAGGTACTATTGCATTTTTGGTAGATGAAGGGTaaattatataagattaaaaGTTTGAGGATTCTTTTGCAATTTTCCCATATTAGAAACGAAACATGTTCTCTTCTCAGGCccaataacattttttgttaaatctttGATTATTAAAGTTAACCCATCTTGGAATCAAACACGACCGTTAAAATCAGAAACCTTGGTTTTGGATATAGCCAGCCATGGTGATCTTATCTCTCGTCTCTTGTTCCTTCTCCGTTTTCTCACCGCCGATTAGTCTCCGGCTTCATCTCCCGCCGGTAACTTCTCTCTGCTCCCATGGAACCTTCCCTGCTTCTTCTACATTTCGGTCTCAGCTACAACCATTGCTTATCAGCTGCTTAAATCATCGAGAACCTGCTTTAACTTTCCGATGTAGCTGCCTTAGCTCTCCGATTGAATCCGGAAGTCAAATTGGTAGGTGAATCTGACTATCTGACATTTCTCTGCATTCATTTGTTCTCTGAAGCATATTTGCAAACACTTGGTGTGCGTTAATGCAAACACTTGTGTGCGTTAATGCAAACACTAAgtatctctcttttgctttgcAGAATCTCTGTTTTCGTTATTCCGAGATATTGGgtttatagaagaagaaactgagaTGATTTTAGCGAAGAACCCAGATATAAAGTCGACATCTTTGGATAAAATCGGTGCTCGTGTTGCTTCTCTTCAGTCTCTGAAAATCAATGGCTTCCCGCTTCAGGGTTTGATAGCTAAGTGCCCTAATTTATTGACTTCAGAAGAATTTGATCTCGTTATTAGTTTCTTAGTTGATGAACTTGAAGGAAGGCTTGATCCTGAATTAGTTGAGCGCTTACTCTCTGTGGTAGACACATCTATCTTGCTTAGTTTTAATCAGAAGGTGAGATTGCTTCTCCTCCATGGGATACCTAAAGAAAAGATCTCTCATGTATTGAACAAAGTGTACCTAAATAAATTGCTGTATCAGAAATCAGTTGAAGATATTGAGAGATTGATTAGTTTCTTGGAACCTTTTGGTGGAATTGGTATAATTGCTAGGCGGCCAGTGATTCTCAATAGTGACTTGGATAGTCAGTTGATTCCTAGGGTTGATTTCATTAGGAATCTAAGCGGGGAAGACGATTTCGCTACTGGAACGGTGCTACGTAGACTTCCTGCCATATTGAGTTATAGTGTTGAGCATATGAACGGCCAAGTAGAGTTTCTCAAGTCTTTTGCTGGCTTGACGAGTGAGCaagtgtttaagattgttcATGTGTTCCCTAATGTTATCAGCACTAGTAAAGAGAGGAAACTGCGCCCGAGGATAGAGTTTCTGAAGGAATGCGGCTTTGATTCCCCCGGCATGTTCAAATTCTTGAGTAAAGCACCATTGATTTTAGCTCTATCCGAAAATAATCTCTCGCACAAACTCGGTTTTCTGGTGAAGATTGGATATAAGCATAGAACAAAGGAACTGGCCTTTGCGATGGGAGCTGTGACCAGAACAAGCTCTGACAATATGCAGAGGGTTATTGGACTGTACTTGAGTTATGGTCTTTCATTCGAAGACATTCTAGCAATGAGCACAAAACATCCTCAAGTCCTGCAGTATAATTATACTTCTTTAGAGGAAAAACTGGAGTATTTGATCGAGTACATGGGTCGTGAAGTCGAAGAACTTCTTGCATTCCCTGCATTTCTTGGATACAAGCTTGATAGCAGGATCAAGCATCGGTATGAAGAAAAGTTGAAGAGCAGAGGTGAGAACATGTCTCTTAACAAGCTTTTGACAGTATCAGCTGAAAGATTCTCTAAGGCGGCTGATAATATCgaaatgatttgtttatgaCCAAGTTTGAGTTCATTGAGAACTTACATCAATAGTTTTTATCACAAATTCTCACTTCGATATCAACAGTAATACTCTAACTGTCTTGATTTTATAGAGTTAAGCTTTTCATTATGTAAAACACTTACAAACTAAGTAGAGAACATGTCGGTCAGAAAAACGAGAATATTGCAAAACTGGAGCACTAAAAAGGATCCGAGTAGGGACTATTCAAAGCAAACTCTACCCTGCCTGGATTTTATTTGGAGCAAATAATATAAGTTTGGGC includes:
- a CDS encoding Polyketide cyclase/dehydrase and lipid transport superfamily protein (Polyketide cyclase/dehydrase and lipid transport superfamily protein; CONTAINS InterPro DOMAIN/s: Lipid-binding START (InterPro:IPR002913); BEST Arabidopsis thaliana protein match is: Polyketide cyclase/dehydrase and lipid transport superfamily protein (TAIR:AT1G64720.1); Has 30201 Blast hits to 17322 proteins in 780 species: Archae - 12; Bacteria - 1396; Metazoa - 17338; Fungi - 3422; Plants - 5037; Viruses - 0; Other Eukaryotes - 2996 (source: NCBI BLink).) yields the protein MALLESIILGLITGWLAFVIGLVIGWAWKPRWVSSSNNRQVKLQCSAPRSFDLSLPSSSPSSVVTSPLKGFGSAPCLKALVCDTWTMALRQQRQTVSPDSSSSSYDSSEQHLDLVSRVKKTKERLPNTVTELDLRHLVQLVERKDGGQAWIQMMDRFTPGMRYQAWLREPKNGPTEYRSRTVFEDATPVMLRDFFWDDEFRPTWDTMLSNSTTVEECPSTGTMIVRWIRKFPFFCSDREYVIGRRIWNCGNSYYCVTKGVSVPSIPPNNKQKRVDLFYSSWCIRPVESRRDDGVTSACEVLLFHHEDMGIPREIAKLGVKRGMWGAVKKMEPGLRAYQTHRLSDGGTKLSRSAFMAQINTKITQDHLISLSNGASPVTETPVTLNQGNRAANLKKLLIIGGAVAVVCSLSGGAFVPPAFLLGFGKRFVNGGRKRQLEGTTRSESQTTSS
- the PTAC15 gene encoding plastid transcriptionally active 15 (plastid transcriptionally active 15 (PTAC15); FUNCTIONS IN: molecular_function unknown; INVOLVED IN: biological_process unknown; LOCATED IN: plastid chromosome, chloroplast, nucleoid; EXPRESSED IN: 21 plant structures; EXPRESSED DURING: 13 growth stages; CONTAINS InterPro DOMAIN/s: Mitochodrial transcription termination factor-related (InterPro:IPR003690); BEST Arabidopsis thaliana protein match is: Mitochondrial transcription termination factor family protein (TAIR:AT4G14605.1); Has 1807 Blast hits to 1807 proteins in 277 species: Archae - 0; Bacteria - 0; Metazoa - 736; Fungi - 347; Plants - 385; Viruses - 0; Other Eukaryotes - 339 (source: NCBI BLink).); the protein is MVILSLVSCSFSVFSPPISLRLHLPPVTSLCSHGTFPASSTFRSQLQPLLISCLNHREPALTFRCSCLSSPIESGSQIESLFSLFRDIGFIEEETEMILAKNPDIKSTSLDKIGARVASLQSLKINGFPLQGLIAKCPNLLTSEEFDLVISFLVDELEGRLDPELVERLLSVVDTSILLSFNQKVRLLLLHGIPKEKISHVLNKVYLNKLLYQKSVEDIERLISFLEPFGGIGIIARRPVILNSDLDSQLIPRVDFIRNLSGEDDFATGTVLRRLPAILSYSVEHMNGQVEFLKSFAGLTSEQVFKIVHVFPNVISTSKERKLRPRIEFLKECGFDSPGMFKFLSKAPLILALSENNLSHKLGFLVKIGYKHRTKELAFAMGAVTRTSSDNMQRVIGLYLSYGLSFEDILAMSTKHPQVLQYNYTSLEEKLEYLIEYMGREVEELLAFPAFLGYKLDSRIKHRYEEKLKSRGENMSLNKLLTVSAERFSKAADNIEMICL